The DNA segment CGATTCATACGGTCGATTGGCGATCGATGTCGTGGGTGAAGGTACAGGTTATTATATCGCTGATGGAAAATCAGTGGAGATAGTCTGGAAAAAATCAGCAGATAGAGAGAGAACGGTCTATTATGACACTACCGGAAACGAACTAAAGATAAAACCGGGTAAACTGTGGATTCAAATGGTTACGTCTGATTATCAGTTGTAGAATAACTGGAGGGATCATATGGAATATCGAAAATTACTGGATATGGCGATAGAAACAACAAAACTTGCTTATGCGCCATATTCAAAAGTGCAAGTTGGTGCGGCCCTGCTTGGTAAATCAGGTAAGGTCTATACGGGTGTGAATGTAGAGAACGTATCGTTCGGAGCGACAAACTGCGCGGAACGTACTGCGATATTTAAAGCCGTTTCTGAGGGAGAGCTCGAGTTTACAGCGATTGCTGTAGCAAGCAGTCTTGATCACCCGATCACACCTTGTGGCATCTGCAGACAGGTCATCGCCGAATTCGGTTCGAACATCGAAATCATTTTGGGTGATGAGAAGGACTACACCGTCCATAAGGTGACTGAATTACTACCGTTAGGATTTTTTAAAGAAGAGTTGTTGGACTAATCGTCCAGGAGGAGTTTAAGATGGCATTTAAATCAGGATTTGTATCGATTATCGGCAGACCCAACGTTGGTAAGTCGACACTGCTTAACTGTATTGTAGGCGAGAAAATCGCAATTATGACAAACAAACCGCAAACCACACGTAATACCATACGTGCGATTTATCATGAAGAAGAGGCTCAGGTTGTATTTATGGACACTCCTGGTATCCATAAGCCAAAACATAAGTTGGGCGAATACATGGTGAATGCCGCAAAGACGACTTTCAACGAAGTCGATCTAGTGCTGTTTATGGTGGACGATTCGGCTAAAATCGGACCTGGGGACCAGTATATCCTTGATATGCTCCAAGAAGTGAAGACGCCGGTGTTTGTCGTTATCAACAAACTTGACCTATTGATGCCAGAAGACTTCGAAGTAATCTATAATCAATACATGGCACTTCCGCAAGTCACAGAAGTTTACGGAATATCCGCACTACATAAATCCAATGTCGACGGGCTGATGAAGGCTGTAGTGAAT comes from the Fusibacter sp. A1 genome and includes:
- the era gene encoding GTPase Era translates to MAFKSGFVSIIGRPNVGKSTLLNCIVGEKIAIMTNKPQTTRNTIRAIYHEEEAQVVFMDTPGIHKPKHKLGEYMVNAAKTTFNEVDLVLFMVDDSAKIGPGDQYILDMLQEVKTPVFVVINKLDLLMPEDFEVIYNQYMALPQVTEVYGISALHKSNVDGLMKAVVNTLNEGPMFFPNDMVTDQPERAIVSEIIREKLLLYLEDEIPHGVAVSIESFKERKGKPLVDIQATIICEKKSHKGIIIGKQGRKLKGIGKSSREDIEKLLGTKVYLELWVKIKEGWRNDSSQLKNYGYDSKDL
- a CDS encoding cytidine deaminase, producing the protein MEYRKLLDMAIETTKLAYAPYSKVQVGAALLGKSGKVYTGVNVENVSFGATNCAERTAIFKAVSEGELEFTAIAVASSLDHPITPCGICRQVIAEFGSNIEIILGDEKDYTVHKVTELLPLGFFKEELLD